In Maridesulfovibrio sp., a single genomic region encodes these proteins:
- a CDS encoding BrnT family toxin, producing MQFEYDENKNAINLEKHGIDFEFIKALWDDPEALILNAKSDTEPRKMGIGRIQDKCYSVIFMFRSRNVRIISARPASKKERAFYENNSR from the coding sequence ATGCAGTTTGAATATGATGAAAACAAGAACGCAATAAACCTAGAAAAACATGGGATTGATTTTGAATTCATCAAAGCCCTGTGGGATGATCCGGAAGCCTTGATTCTGAATGCAAAATCAGACACCGAACCCCGAAAAATGGGGATCGGCAGAATTCAAGACAAATGCTATTCGGTTATTTTCATGTTCCGAAGCCGTAACGTGAGAATAATTTCGGCAAGACCTGCAAGCAAAAAAGAGAGGGCATTCTATGAAAACAACAGCAGATAA
- the brnA gene encoding type II toxin-antitoxin system BrnA family antitoxin gives MKTTADNLEQKFDEGEEVLDFFDLDSANRLNTENKRVNVDFPAWMVIALDREAKRLGINRQAVIKTWIANRIDRGHSPDA, from the coding sequence ATGAAAACAACAGCAGATAACCTTGAACAAAAATTTGATGAAGGGGAAGAAGTCCTTGATTTCTTTGACCTTGATTCTGCTAACCGTTTAAATACGGAAAACAAGCGAGTTAACGTAGATTTTCCGGCATGGATGGTAATAGCTCTGGACCGCGAAGCAAAGCGGCTAGGCATTAACAGACAGGCAGTAATCAAAACATGGATAGCAAACCGCATTGACCGCGGCCATTCGCCAGACGCTTAA
- a CDS encoding leucine-rich repeat domain-containing protein translates to MYKSAYGLNKYGYTYNVTEYGVEIVKFNQTDYDEHLKIKDEFDKIPVVSIAKRAFKNCTATKITVPSTLQEIGVESFANCKKLVRINLSNCCLKNIRNRAFADCKKLSTIKFSNTLVSIGAGLFTNCINLEKIKLPSNITSQGSSVFMNCTKLHTVKLSAGVDVIPEFTFMLCKGLKTIDLPKNVKVIDTGAFTRCSLKNIEIPRNVEKIGHKAFSHNDYLETVIFRNTPSITKICSEAFSSCTNLKTIDIPITIESIETQTFYSCTNLKHVKIPMSVKTIDREAFCECKRLNNIDLWPSVRRINHAAFHKCSNLRIIHVNNKIRKIEAEAFSCISDNIKLLMHEFNDGDTYAVVSLFKDKHICNSKFELTIIPEEPTYL, encoded by the coding sequence ATGTATAAATCGGCCTATGGGTTAAATAAATATGGGTATACTTACAATGTGACTGAGTATGGAGTAGAGATTGTTAAATTTAATCAGACAGATTATGATGAACATTTAAAGATTAAAGATGAATTTGATAAAATTCCTGTTGTCTCCATAGCTAAACGAGCTTTTAAAAATTGTACTGCAACAAAAATTACCGTTCCATCTACTTTGCAGGAAATAGGTGTAGAATCTTTTGCAAATTGTAAAAAATTAGTTAGAATTAACCTTTCTAATTGTTGTCTTAAAAATATTAGAAATAGAGCTTTTGCTGATTGTAAAAAATTATCTACAATTAAATTTTCCAATACATTAGTTTCAATTGGTGCAGGTTTATTTACAAATTGTATAAATTTAGAAAAAATTAAATTGCCATCTAATATTACTTCTCAAGGATCATCTGTTTTTATGAATTGCACAAAACTACACACGGTTAAATTAAGTGCTGGGGTAGATGTTATTCCAGAATTTACATTTATGCTTTGTAAGGGACTAAAAACAATAGACTTGCCAAAAAATGTTAAAGTAATTGATACCGGGGCATTTACAAGATGTTCTTTGAAAAATATAGAAATCCCACGGAATGTAGAAAAAATAGGACATAAGGCATTTAGCCATAATGATTATTTAGAAACGGTCATTTTTCGTAACACACCTTCTATAACAAAAATTTGTAGCGAAGCCTTTTCTTCATGCACTAATTTAAAAACAATTGATATCCCTATAACAATAGAATCAATTGAAACTCAAACTTTTTACTCATGTACAAATCTTAAACATGTTAAAATACCTATGTCGGTAAAGACTATTGATAGAGAAGCATTCTGTGAATGCAAAAGACTTAATAATATAGATCTTTGGCCCTCTGTACGACGTATTAACCATGCAGCATTTCATAAGTGTTCTAATTTACGTATAATTCATGTTAACAATAAAATAAGAAAAATAGAAGCAGAGGCTTTTAGCTGTATCAGCGATAATATAAAACTTCTTATGCATGAATTTAATGATGGAGATACTTATGCTGTGGTAAGTCTGTTCAAAGATAAGCATATTTGTAATTCTAAATTTGAACTCACAATAATTCCTGAAGAACCAACGTATTTATAG
- a CDS encoding transcriptional regulator — MSAKLIAAALAKAKQGVTYSPKDGAVCPWCGAVRIPVTSSPKWDGGIKVRYHKCKAEGCLLAKMGQGVKSIQGE; from the coding sequence ATGTCAGCTAAGTTGATTGCTGCGGCACTGGCTAAAGCAAAACAGGGCGTAACATACAGCCCCAAGGATGGCGCGGTTTGTCCGTGGTGCGGGGCTGTGCGGATTCCGGTTACTTCATCGCCCAAGTGGGATGGGGGGATAAAGGTTCGGTATCATAAGTGTAAGGCTGAGGGGTGCTTGCTGGCTAAGATGGGGCAGGGGGTTAAGAGTATTCAGGGAGAATAA